TGTAAGGCCGATGCTCTCCCAGCTGAGCTATTCGCCCGTGTATAATGGCGGGGCTGACGGGACTCGAACCCGCGACCTCCGGCGTGACAGGCCGGCGTTGTAACCGACTCTACTACAGCCCCCGATTTTGTGCATTAAAATAGGAAACGTTCGTAGCCCGAAGACAAATGGACAATTTTCAGACACGTTTGTTTCCCGCTTTAATCTTCAATCAGTTTGTGGCAACCCTATTAGTTAACAGAGTCTTTCAGTGCCTTGCCAGGCTTGAACTTAGGAACCTTAGCGGCAGGGATATTCATCTTTTCGCCGGTTTGAGGATTCTGCCCTACACGAGCAGCTCGTTCACCGACGCTGAAGGTGCCAAATCCGACCAGCGCTACTTTTTCTCCGGCTTTCAGAGCTTCAGTAATAACATCGGTAAATGCCTTGATGGCTTTTTCGGTTTCGGCTTTGCTAAGCCCTGCTTTCTCAGCCATTGCATTGACAAGATCGGCTTTGGTCACAATATACCTCCACTTTTGATTGAAAGATTTGGTGCCGCTGAAAGTGCGATACTTATATCAGAACTCGAAAAAGAGTGTCAAGCAATTATTTGCACTTTTCCACTAATGACATACGGGGCCATCGGTGCCGAGACTCTGGTCTTTTACGGTTGAAGTCGACGCCAATGGCGAAGACATTTTAAGCCCCTGTTCGAGAACCTCATCCATATGAGATACCGGCAAAACCTCGAGAGCTGAAAGAATAGTTTCAGGCACGTCTTCAAGGTTCTTTTTGTTCTCCGCCGGTATGAGGACACGGGTGATCCCTGCCCTTTTGGCGGCAAGAAGCTTCTCTTTAAGGCCGCCGATGGGCAGGACTCTGCCTCTCAAGGTAATTTCGCCGGTCATGGCAAGATTGCGATCGACTTCACGCCCGGTCAAAGCCGACGCAAGCGCAGTAGCCATCGTTATACCTGCGGAAGGCCCGTCTTTGGGAATGGCACCTTCAGGCACATGAATATGTATGTCGATTTTATGATAAAAATCTTTTTCCAGTTGTAGCTCTTCCCAGCGAGATCGGATATAACTCAGGGCCGCCTTGGCGGATTCCTGCATGACTTCACCCAATTTACCGGTAACCGTAAGCTTGCCGTGTCCAGGCAGGATACTGGTTTCTATAGTGAGAAGCTCTCCTCCCACTTCAGTCCAGGCCAACCCGGTAGCCATGCCGACGCAGCTGTCTTCTTCCTTGATTCCATGCTCGTAGCGCGGAACCCCCAGAAACTCCTTAACAGCATCGGCGTCGAGGTTAAATTCCACCTTTTTACCTTTGGAAAGAACCACTTGCCGGGCAACCTTACGGCAGATATTCGCAATTTCGCGTTCAAGGTTACGTACCCCTGCTTCACGCGTATAACTACGAATAATGGCATAGATAGCACTATCCTGGAAATTCAGCCCCTTGGCGTTGAGCCCATGGGCCTTAATCTGTTTTTCAACAAGATATTTTTGGGCGATATTGACCTTTTCGTCCTCGGTGTAACCCTCGATGCGGATGACTTCCATGCGATCGAGCAGCGGCCGCGCGATGCTGTGCATGCTATTGGCAGTGGCGATAAACATAACGTCGGACAGATCGTATTCGACCTCCATGTAATGATCGCCGAAGGTACCGTTCTGCTCCGGATCGAGAACTTCAAGCAACGCCGAAGAGGGATCCCCCCTGAAATCGCTGCTCACCTTATCGATTTCATCAAGTAGAAACACCGGGTTTTTCACTGCAACCTTGCGCATATTCTGCACAATCTTGCCGGGCATGGCACCGATATAAGTCCGCCTATGGCCGCGGATTTCGGCTTCATCCCGCAAACCGCCAAGACTGATGCGCGCGAATTTGCGACCCAGGGCACGGGCAATGGATTTCCCCAGAGACGTTTTGCCGACCCCGGGCGGGCCGACAAGGCAAAGAATCGGGCCCTTGATTTTTTTGACCAGAGCCTGAACGGCAAGATATTCCAGGATCCGCTCTTTAACCTTCTCGAGCCCGTAATGGTCGGCTTCGAGAATTTTCTCAGCGTAAACCATGTCGCGACGATCCCGGGTTTTCTTTTTCCAGGGGACAGACGCCAACCAGTCCACGTAATTCCTGACCACCGTGGCCTCAGCGGAGGTCGGCGACATCATGCGCAGTTTGCGCAGCTCCGCCATAGCACGTTCCTGCGCATCTTTGGTCATGGAAGCTTGCTGAATCCGGTCCTCGAGTTCTTTCAACTCGATTTTGAATTCGTCGCTTTCGCCAAGCTCTTTCTGGATGGCCCGCATTTGCTCGTTAAGATAGTACTCTTTTTGGCTGCGTTCCATCTGCCCCTTGACCCGTGAACGGATTTTTTTCTCGATTTCGAGAATCTCGACTTCACGGGCAAGTAGGGTGATAAGACGTTCCAGACGTTCAATGGGGTCTACCAGAGCCAAAAGCTCCTGTTTTTCGTCCACCCGCAAACTCAAGTGAGCAGCCACCGTATCGGATAAACGTCCCGGAGCCTGGGTGGCGGAAACCGAAGCGGCAACCTCAGCGGGGATCTTCTTGCTCAGGGAAACATAGGTCTCGAAAAGCTCACAAACGCTGCGAAGCAACGCTTCAAGTTCGGCATTTTCGACCACCTCGGCATCCGAGAGTTCGGTAAATTCTACCCGAATGCACTCGTCCGCCGATGCCCAATGATCTATCCGACCGCGGCTTTGGCCCTCGACAAGCACCTTGAGGGTTCCATCCGGCAATTTAAGCAGTTGGACGATATTAGCGAGGGTTCCGATTTCATAAACATCATCGAGGGAGGGCTCGTCTACCTGAGGATCCTCCTGGGTAGCTAAAAAGATGAGTTTTTCACCTTCCATGGCCTCTTCCAGAGCGCGAATGGATTTGTCGCGCGCAACAAAAAGGGGCGTTACCATGAAAGGGAAAATGACAATATCGCGCAAAGGCAGCAACGGTACTCCGTTGCTGCCTGTGTTAGTTTCCTGCATAGTCATTATGATTCAATACTTCCCGGCAATCGGACCATGCTCGATCTAGGCCGATTCCGCACAGTCATAGACAATTATAGGTTTACCCTGCTGACGAATGACGTCCTCATTGATGACAACTTCCTTAACGCGGTCCTGAGAAGGAATGTCATACATGACGTCCAGCATGGCATTTTCGATGATTGACCGTAAACCGCGAGCCCCGGTCTTGCGCTTCAAAGCCTCTGCGGCGACAGCAACCAAGGCACCGTCAGTGAACTTAAGATGAACCTTTTCCATTTCGAAAAGCTTCTGGTATTGTTTAACCAAAGCATTTTTAGGCTCTTTAAGAATGCGCACCAGCGATTCTTCGTCCAGCTCTTCAAGGGTCGCCACCACAGGCAAACGTCCGACAAATTCAGGAATAAGACCGAACCGGATAAGATCCATCGGCTCTGTCCTGGCAAGAATTTCTCCGACACCTTCTTCCTTTTTTTCCTTGATCTCTGCGCCAAACCCC
This DNA window, taken from Syntrophotalea carbinolica DSM 2380, encodes the following:
- a CDS encoding HU family DNA-binding protein, translated to MTKADLVNAMAEKAGLSKAETEKAIKAFTDVITEALKAGEKVALVGFGTFSVGERAARVGQNPQTGEKMNIPAAKVPKFKPGKALKDSVN
- the lon gene encoding endopeptidase La — encoded protein: MTMQETNTGSNGVPLLPLRDIVIFPFMVTPLFVARDKSIRALEEAMEGEKLIFLATQEDPQVDEPSLDDVYEIGTLANIVQLLKLPDGTLKVLVEGQSRGRIDHWASADECIRVEFTELSDAEVVENAELEALLRSVCELFETYVSLSKKIPAEVAASVSATQAPGRLSDTVAAHLSLRVDEKQELLALVDPIERLERLITLLAREVEILEIEKKIRSRVKGQMERSQKEYYLNEQMRAIQKELGESDEFKIELKELEDRIQQASMTKDAQERAMAELRKLRMMSPTSAEATVVRNYVDWLASVPWKKKTRDRRDMVYAEKILEADHYGLEKVKERILEYLAVQALVKKIKGPILCLVGPPGVGKTSLGKSIARALGRKFARISLGGLRDEAEIRGHRRTYIGAMPGKIVQNMRKVAVKNPVFLLDEIDKVSSDFRGDPSSALLEVLDPEQNGTFGDHYMEVEYDLSDVMFIATANSMHSIARPLLDRMEVIRIEGYTEDEKVNIAQKYLVEKQIKAHGLNAKGLNFQDSAIYAIIRSYTREAGVRNLEREIANICRKVARQVVLSKGKKVEFNLDADAVKEFLGVPRYEHGIKEEDSCVGMATGLAWTEVGGELLTIETSILPGHGKLTVTGKLGEVMQESAKAALSYIRSRWEELQLEKDFYHKIDIHIHVPEGAIPKDGPSAGITMATALASALTGREVDRNLAMTGEITLRGRVLPIGGLKEKLLAAKRAGITRVLIPAENKKNLEDVPETILSALEVLPVSHMDEVLEQGLKMSSPLASTSTVKDQSLGTDGPVCH